In the genome of Quercus robur chromosome 3, dhQueRobu3.1, whole genome shotgun sequence, one region contains:
- the LOC126716588 gene encoding uncharacterized protein LOC126716588 isoform X1, which translates to MSARDKQHHQKDQAYRDSLIEDLADDFRLPINHRPTENVDLDNVEQASLDTQLTSSNIGFRLLQKMGWKGKGLGKDEQGIIEPIRSGIRDPKLGVGKQEQDDFFTAEENIQRRKLDVEVEETEEHAKKREVLAEREQKIQIEVKEIRKVFYCDLCNKQYKLAMEFEAHLSSYDHNHRKRFKEMREMHGTSSRDDRQKREQQRQEREMAKFAQMENARKQQQLQQQQQQEDSGSAPVPTEVRVATALTDQEPRKVLKFGFSSKGGTSKVCPISLSLSSLISNLILGPWICMLYLLVLESLMPWTSHATVHT; encoded by the exons ATGAGTGCTCGAGATAAACAGCACCATCAAAAGGATCAG GCTTATCGGGACTCCCTTATTGAAGATTTGGCAGATGATTTTCGTTTGCCAATCAATCACAGGCCTACAGAAAATGTAGATCTGGATAATGTGGAACAAGCTTCATTGGACACGCAGTTGACATCATCTAATATTGGTTTTAGGCTTCTTCAAAAAATGGGATGGAAGGGGAAAGGTCTTGGGAAGGATGAGCAAG GAATAATTGAGCCAATAAGATCTGGGATCAGAGATCCAAAATTAGGTGTTGGAAAACAAGAGCAAGATGATTTTTTTACTGCAGAAGAAAATATCCAGCGGAGAAAGCTCGATGTTGAGGTGGAGGAGACTGAAGAACATGCAAAGAAGAGGGAG GTGTTAGCAGAACGTGAgcagaaaattcaaattgagGTGAAAGAAATACGCAAGGTGTTCTATTGTGATCTATGCAACAAGCAATACAAATTGGCTATGGAATTCGAGGCTCACCTTAGCTCATATGATCACAATCACAGAAAG CGTTTTaaagaaatgagagaaatgCATGGTACAAGCAGTCGGGATGATAGGCAAAAACGAGAACAGCAACGTCAGGAGAGAGAAATGGCTAAGTTTGCTCAGAT GGAGAATGCTCGTAAGCAGCAGCAGCtgcaacagcaacagcaacaggAAGATTCTGGGTCTGCTCCAGTTCCCACTGAAGTGAGAGTTGCTACTGCACTCACAGATCAGGAACCGCGGAAGGTGTTGAAGTTTGGTTTTTCTTCTAAAGGTGGTACCTCCAAGGTGTgcccaatctctctctctctctcctctctaaTATCCAATCTGATTTTAGGACCTTGGATTTGTATGCTGTATCTTTTAGTTTTGGAGTCCTTGATGCCATGGACTTCCCATGCAACTGTACATACATAA
- the LOC126716587 gene encoding aspartic proteinase-like isoform X2: MGHKYLLLAFCLWALTCLLLPASSNGLVRINLKKRPLDLQSITAAKMARKKSGEGVKGIYNYLGSSDEVTVPLKNYLDAQYYGQIGVGTPPQNFTVIFDTGSSNLWVPSSKCFFSIACYFHSKYKSTKSTSYSKIGKSCEINYGSGSISGFFSQDSVEVGDLPVKNQIFIEATREGSLAFLLAKFDGILGLGFQEISVGDAVPVWYNMLRQNLVDDDVFSFWFNRDPNAKEGGEIVFGGVDPKHYKGKHTYVPVTKKGYWQFDMGDFLIGNHSTGICEGGCAAIVDSGTSLLVGPTPIITEINHAIGAEGFVSAECKQVVTQYGDLIWDLLVSGVTPNKVCSQIGLCLFNRARSVIQSVVARENMNVSLPGDDLLCTACEMTVIWIQTQLRQKGTKDKVLQYVNELCDSLPSPSAEAVIECEKISNMPNITFSIGEKPFTLTPEQYILRTGEGLSTICISGFMALDVPAPRGPLWILGDVFMGVYHTVFDFGDLQLGFAEAA, from the exons ATGGGGCATAAGTATCTCCTACTGGCATTCTGTTTATGGGCTTTAACATGCTTACTTCTTCCTGCTTCTTCAAATGGCCTTGTGAGGATTAATTTGAAGAAGCGACCCCTGGATCTTCAAAGTATCACTGCTGCCAAAATGGCAAGAAAAAAGTCAGGAGAGGGTGTGAAGGGCATATACAACTATTTGGGTAGTTCAGATGAAGTGACAGTACCTCTTAAGAACTATTTGGATGCTCAATACTATGGGCAGATTGGAGTAGGCACACCCCCACAGAATTTCACTGTCATATTTGATACAGGAAGTTCCAATCTATGGGTTCCATCatcaaaatgctttttttcT ATTGCTTGCTATTTCCATTCTAAGTACAAGTCAACCAAGTCCACTTCATATAGCAAGATTG GAAAATCTTGTGAAATAAATTATGGATCTGGATCAATTTCTGGTTTCTTCAGTCAAGACAGTGTTGAAGTTGGGGATCTTCCTGTCAAGAATCAA ATTTTCATTGAGGCTACACGAGAGGGCAGTCTGGCATTTTTGTTAGCAAAGTTTGATGGAATACTTGGGCTTGGGTTTCAGGAGATTTCAGTTGGGGATGCTGTGCCAGTGTG GTACAATATGTTGCGGCAAAATCTGGTAGATGATGACGTTTTCTCATTCTGGTTTAACCGAGATCCAAATGCAAAAGAGGGAGGTGAAATTGTTTTCGGTGGTGTTGATCCAAAGCACTATAAAGGAAAGCATACTTATGTTCCAGTCACTAAAAAGGGCTACTGGCAg TTTGACATGGGAGATTTTCTCATTGGGAACCATTCAACAG GTATCTGCGAGGGTGGTTGTGCTGCTATTGTGGATTCAGGAACATCCTTACTCGTTGGTCCAACT CCTATTATCACTGAAATAAACCATGCCATTGGAGCTGAAGGGTTTGTGAGTGCAGAATGTAAACAAGTTGTAACTCAGTACGGAGACTTAATTTGGGATCTCTTAGTATCAGGG GTGACACCTAACAAAGTATGTTCCCAGATTGGTTTATGTCTGTTTAATAGGGCTCG CTCTGTAATACAAAGTGTGGTTGCGAGGGAAAACATGAATGTATCATTGCCTGGGGACGATCTTTTGTGCACTGCTTGTGAAATGACTGTTATTTGGATCCAGACACAGCTAAGACAAAAGGGAACAAAGGACAAAGTACTTCAATATGTCAATGAG CTGTGTGATAGCTTGCCAAGTCCATCAGCAGAAGCAGTAATAGAATGTGAGAAGATTTCAAACATGCCCAACATTACATTCAGCATCGGAGAAAAACCTTTCACCCTCACTCCTGAACAG TATATTCTGAGAACCGGAGAAGGCCTTTCTACCATCTGCATCAGTGGATTTATGGCTCTAGATGTCCCTGCTCCACGCGGTCCTCTGTG GATTCTTGGAGATGTGTTTATGGGGGTGTACCACACTGTGTTTGATTTTGGTGATCTCCAACTGGGTTTTGCCGAAGCTGCTTAG
- the LOC126716587 gene encoding aspartic proteinase-like isoform X1: MQVFSVNMGHKYLLLAFCLWALTCLLLPASSNGLVRINLKKRPLDLQSITAAKMARKKSGEGVKGIYNYLGSSDEVTVPLKNYLDAQYYGQIGVGTPPQNFTVIFDTGSSNLWVPSSKCFFSIACYFHSKYKSTKSTSYSKIGKSCEINYGSGSISGFFSQDSVEVGDLPVKNQIFIEATREGSLAFLLAKFDGILGLGFQEISVGDAVPVWYNMLRQNLVDDDVFSFWFNRDPNAKEGGEIVFGGVDPKHYKGKHTYVPVTKKGYWQFDMGDFLIGNHSTGICEGGCAAIVDSGTSLLVGPTPIITEINHAIGAEGFVSAECKQVVTQYGDLIWDLLVSGVTPNKVCSQIGLCLFNRARSVIQSVVARENMNVSLPGDDLLCTACEMTVIWIQTQLRQKGTKDKVLQYVNELCDSLPSPSAEAVIECEKISNMPNITFSIGEKPFTLTPEQYILRTGEGLSTICISGFMALDVPAPRGPLWILGDVFMGVYHTVFDFGDLQLGFAEAA; this comes from the exons ATGCAAG TGTTTTCAGTAAACATGGGGCATAAGTATCTCCTACTGGCATTCTGTTTATGGGCTTTAACATGCTTACTTCTTCCTGCTTCTTCAAATGGCCTTGTGAGGATTAATTTGAAGAAGCGACCCCTGGATCTTCAAAGTATCACTGCTGCCAAAATGGCAAGAAAAAAGTCAGGAGAGGGTGTGAAGGGCATATACAACTATTTGGGTAGTTCAGATGAAGTGACAGTACCTCTTAAGAACTATTTGGATGCTCAATACTATGGGCAGATTGGAGTAGGCACACCCCCACAGAATTTCACTGTCATATTTGATACAGGAAGTTCCAATCTATGGGTTCCATCatcaaaatgctttttttcT ATTGCTTGCTATTTCCATTCTAAGTACAAGTCAACCAAGTCCACTTCATATAGCAAGATTG GAAAATCTTGTGAAATAAATTATGGATCTGGATCAATTTCTGGTTTCTTCAGTCAAGACAGTGTTGAAGTTGGGGATCTTCCTGTCAAGAATCAA ATTTTCATTGAGGCTACACGAGAGGGCAGTCTGGCATTTTTGTTAGCAAAGTTTGATGGAATACTTGGGCTTGGGTTTCAGGAGATTTCAGTTGGGGATGCTGTGCCAGTGTG GTACAATATGTTGCGGCAAAATCTGGTAGATGATGACGTTTTCTCATTCTGGTTTAACCGAGATCCAAATGCAAAAGAGGGAGGTGAAATTGTTTTCGGTGGTGTTGATCCAAAGCACTATAAAGGAAAGCATACTTATGTTCCAGTCACTAAAAAGGGCTACTGGCAg TTTGACATGGGAGATTTTCTCATTGGGAACCATTCAACAG GTATCTGCGAGGGTGGTTGTGCTGCTATTGTGGATTCAGGAACATCCTTACTCGTTGGTCCAACT CCTATTATCACTGAAATAAACCATGCCATTGGAGCTGAAGGGTTTGTGAGTGCAGAATGTAAACAAGTTGTAACTCAGTACGGAGACTTAATTTGGGATCTCTTAGTATCAGGG GTGACACCTAACAAAGTATGTTCCCAGATTGGTTTATGTCTGTTTAATAGGGCTCG CTCTGTAATACAAAGTGTGGTTGCGAGGGAAAACATGAATGTATCATTGCCTGGGGACGATCTTTTGTGCACTGCTTGTGAAATGACTGTTATTTGGATCCAGACACAGCTAAGACAAAAGGGAACAAAGGACAAAGTACTTCAATATGTCAATGAG CTGTGTGATAGCTTGCCAAGTCCATCAGCAGAAGCAGTAATAGAATGTGAGAAGATTTCAAACATGCCCAACATTACATTCAGCATCGGAGAAAAACCTTTCACCCTCACTCCTGAACAG TATATTCTGAGAACCGGAGAAGGCCTTTCTACCATCTGCATCAGTGGATTTATGGCTCTAGATGTCCCTGCTCCACGCGGTCCTCTGTG GATTCTTGGAGATGTGTTTATGGGGGTGTACCACACTGTGTTTGATTTTGGTGATCTCCAACTGGGTTTTGCCGAAGCTGCTTAG
- the LOC126716588 gene encoding uncharacterized protein LOC126716588 isoform X2 yields MSARDKQHHQKDQAYRDSLIEDLADDFRLPINHRPTENVDLDNVEQASLDTQLTSSNIGFRLLQKMGWKGKGLGKDEQGIIEPIRSGIRDPKLGVGKQEQDDFFTAEENIQRRKLDVEVEETEEHAKKREVLAEREQKIQIEVKEIRKVFYCDLCNKQYKLAMEFEAHLSSYDHNHRKRFKEMREMHGTSSRDDRQKREQQRQEREMAKFAQMENARKQQQLQQQQQQEDSGSAPVPTEVRVATALTDQEPRKVLKFGFSSKGGTSKNSFGSAAKKKPKVAVASVFGNDSDEEK; encoded by the exons ATGAGTGCTCGAGATAAACAGCACCATCAAAAGGATCAG GCTTATCGGGACTCCCTTATTGAAGATTTGGCAGATGATTTTCGTTTGCCAATCAATCACAGGCCTACAGAAAATGTAGATCTGGATAATGTGGAACAAGCTTCATTGGACACGCAGTTGACATCATCTAATATTGGTTTTAGGCTTCTTCAAAAAATGGGATGGAAGGGGAAAGGTCTTGGGAAGGATGAGCAAG GAATAATTGAGCCAATAAGATCTGGGATCAGAGATCCAAAATTAGGTGTTGGAAAACAAGAGCAAGATGATTTTTTTACTGCAGAAGAAAATATCCAGCGGAGAAAGCTCGATGTTGAGGTGGAGGAGACTGAAGAACATGCAAAGAAGAGGGAG GTGTTAGCAGAACGTGAgcagaaaattcaaattgagGTGAAAGAAATACGCAAGGTGTTCTATTGTGATCTATGCAACAAGCAATACAAATTGGCTATGGAATTCGAGGCTCACCTTAGCTCATATGATCACAATCACAGAAAG CGTTTTaaagaaatgagagaaatgCATGGTACAAGCAGTCGGGATGATAGGCAAAAACGAGAACAGCAACGTCAGGAGAGAGAAATGGCTAAGTTTGCTCAGAT GGAGAATGCTCGTAAGCAGCAGCAGCtgcaacagcaacagcaacaggAAGATTCTGGGTCTGCTCCAGTTCCCACTGAAGTGAGAGTTGCTACTGCACTCACAGATCAGGAACCGCGGAAGGTGTTGAAGTTTGGTTTTTCTTCTAAAGGTGGTACCTCCAAG AACTCATTTGGTAGTGCTgcaaagaaaaaaccaaaagtaGCTGTTGCATCAGTTTTTGGCAATGATAGTGATGAAGAAAAGTGA